The Juglans regia cultivar Chandler chromosome 16, Walnut 2.0, whole genome shotgun sequence nucleotide sequence ttagtcttatatattcttaatttttcaAAGGTATCATgtttttttgacatttttttattttgtttttaattttttttttatttttgaaattttttaagttttgaaattttatatatagttttaaggtTTTTATTCTAGTTTATGACACGTGAGATGTATGTGACTTGCCACATCCACAAAGTTAATAGTTTAATTTCTAGTAAAATGACTAACTAGATTAATTTGTTGACATATTTATAAAGCAAAAACATTAGtggatgaaaaattctatttattacaCCTCATCTCATTCACATTCCATTACGATGAggtgtaattatttattaattttaaatattttaaaataattatctaaaaataaaccgaaaataaaagtattttatacaaCATTACTAGTGGTAAAGCCACACTCTCCCACCATATCTCATATCTTTCGATATGGAACACctgataattattattattattgttattattattttttgtgtaggCACCtgataattatttaattcaacaAATCAGTTCCCTCTAAAATAAATGCCAACgtatcttttaatttctttatatttttaatttaacttaatttcttttaaacagAAGAGAATAAAAGAACAATTAACACTTCAATTGCTTCTTAAGAGCTTTCAAAAACTTGATAcgtttttatcaaattctttaactctttattaaaaaacaatccCACTTAATCATTTGCCACAAtttctataacaaaaaaaaaacatttaaaaaagcGTATCATAAAGATTTTACTcaatgatttaaaattttttgaaaacattctataaaaatataaaaaaaaaatctactcatcatctttacaccacacataatacataattttttcaatttttttttctattattaaatGTATAATGgatggataatgagtagaaaaactcaattaatttagaaagaatataactaaaaaaaattaaaaaataaataaaaataaatgtaatatgtgatgatgataagtaacaaaactcaaaaaaaaaaaaaaaaagggggtgcacattgcaaaagaaaaaaaaaacgaatatttaaatgagTAAGCATTCCACAATCTACAGACCAcacctcttttgtttttttctttttctttttttcataacaaGTATATAGTGtgtagatgatgaatagaacaactcaatttttttttaataaaaataaagaaaaaaattaaaatatatatgatatatgatgtGAAATAATGAGTAACAtgctcatattttatttttttatttttaaaggaaaaagacatttctaaattaagaataaatacaTCACCAACCAACCAACCTACCATCAAACTAACCAGAGGGCAGAGACTCCTATCCTCTTCATCTTGACGCCTTTAGAGTATTGCTACATAGCAGTCATTATAACTGTACACACATTGTATATACTATATGACTGCTTctgatctatttatttatttattgttacaAAATGCACAGACGGCTACCCCTCTCActatcttcctctctctctcatcatctctccaacatctctctcatcgtctctctctcatctctgctctctctctcatctcggtctcTCTAATCGTCCATCTTGATCTCTCTCATCttgatttttttctcatatcCTCTTTCTCATCAACTCTTTCAAATTAtagtaattttgaatttaaaaaataaatattaaaaaataattttcatcattttatttatactatataggATGGCGGCGGCTCCCACTACTCAGATTTTTTCGACGCCCTTTAACGCGCACACAATTTTTAAAGCAAAAACTAAATTCCTTTAGCATTAAACAAATCCTAACATGTAGTGGAAGACGATGAAAAGTATGTTGACAAGGGTTGATAATGAGCCACGTGTAGTCCACGACCACCGGCAACCTGTCCTATTCAAACACTTTCTTTGTTGAAAGAAAATTGTACTCttttaattgtaataaaatataaaacgaTAGTAATAATGAAAAAGATGATGGGGGAGTAATGGTCGATGTCTGAATTATGGaagagaattttcaaatttctttacaTTTCCCAAAAACTAGCTCTTTTCGGTGCCAACTTTATTACTTGTATCCATCCCTCTTTTCTAATTCCTTCATTTCTGTTTCTAGGGTTAGGATTTGATTTAGCAGGCGTGGAAGAAAGTTCAGTATTAGCTGAAAACCACCGCCATAGCTCATTCATTCGTTtagtctttttcttctttttcttttctcttttgtccTGGAAAAGAGCAGGACTTTtttgagggagggagggagggagggaggaagggTTTGAGAGACAATGAAGCGAGCAAAGCTCGAGACTTTGGCGTCGCCGAGTCGACTCAGACTGCTTCAACTTTTGATGGGCGTGGTGTTGCTTTACCTACTCTTCATGAGCTTCGAAATCCCCCTGGTTTTCCGGACCGGGTTCCAGTCGGATTCGGACGACGGGGCATTCGGGTTTCTCGAGGATACGTTGCCTGGGCTCGTGCCGTTGGAAAGCGGAGAGGAATTGTCCGGCGAGGACTCCCTGCCGAAACAGCGAATGCGCCAGTTCAGGAAAGTCTCGGGTTTGGTCTTCAACGACAGTCGATTCGATAGCATTGCCGGAAAGGACGAGTTTTCTGAGCTTCACAAGGAGGCGAAGCGAGCCTGGGTGGTGGGAAAGAGACTCTGGGACGATCTAGATTCCGGGAAGATCAAACTTAATGCGAAAACTCAGCCCGAGAACGGGTCGGAGTCGTGCTCGCTTTCCATTTCGCTATCCGGGAACGAGTTCCGGGGCCAGAACCGGGTACTGGTGCTCCCTTGCGGGCTAACGCTGTGGTCCCACATCACAGTGGTGGGGACTCCGCGGTGGGCCCATCCGGAGTACGATCCGAAGATATCGttgttgaaggaaggggacgaGCCGGCGATGGTTTCGCAGTTTATGATGGAGTTGCAGGGGCTGAAGACCGTGGACGGCGAGGATCCACCTAGGATTTTGCATTTCAACCCAAGGTTGAAAGGGGATTGGAGTGGGAAGCCGGTGATCGAGCAGAACACGTGTTATAGGATGCAGTGGGGCTCGGCGCTTAGGTGCGAGGGGTGGAAGTCTAGGGCGGATGACGAAACAGGTATGTGGTGATTTCAATCCGTTCTGTTTTTGGTGATCATTTTAACTTCGAAGAATGGATGAAATTTTCTGTTATTGGTTTATTGCTACTAGAACGAGTTCAGTGAACGAAATGTAGTAGGTAGACAGAGGCAGTGAGGCACAATGCTCTTTGCGTGATGGTCTCGAGCTTTTATTTGTTAATGATGTCTATCTTGATGTAGAAAGTGATATTTTCGGCTTTTAGAATATACAAACTTTTCGACAATCCAAATCcctgaaataattttttataccgGAATGTGGAAACTTGATTCTCGGTGTTGCCATCTTACGCTATAGTGTGATTCTGCTTAACACCACTTGCTTTCTTCTGTTGAATTTCAAGATGTGGATAATTTCCGAACCGCTTTGATTAAAAATTCTACAGATTTACTTGGTTCATTTTGGTTTAACGGGAGTtatagatagtgagttgagataagatgaaagttgaataaaatattgatagaatattatttttgttttgagatttcaaaaagttgaattgtttattgtattttgtgtggaagtttgagaaagttgtaatgattagatgagatgagtcaaGATgttctctcaatccaaacaaggcAAACCTCTGTTAAGAATAACGTTGTTTACTTTGctgattcttttaattttacaaagTTGATGGACAGGTGAAATGTGAAAAGTGGATTCGCGATGATAATGATCACTCAGAAGAATCAAAGGTAACGTGGTGGTTGAGCAGGCTGATCGGGCGGACAAAGAAGGTGTCTATAGATTGGCCGTACCCTTTTGCTGAAGGCAAATTATTTGTTCTAACACTGAGTGCAGGCTTGGAAGGTTACCATGTCAATGTAGATGGGAGGCATGTCACTTCTTTTCCTTATCGCACTGTGAGTACCCTTGTGATATCTTCTCATATAGAAATGAGTGCAGGACATCTTTAAAATGTTATTGTAATTTTCATAGGGATTTGTGCTTGAAGATGCCACGGGACTTACTGTCAATGGGGATATTGATGTGTATTCCGTGTATGCTGCTTCCTTACCCACATCGCATCCAAGCTTTGGACCGCAGATGCATCTTGAGATGTTTACTAAATGGAAAGCCCCACCTATTCCAAATGGTCATATTGAGCTTTTCATTGGCATCCTTTCTGCTGGAAACCATTTTTCTGAGCGAATGGCTGTGAGAAAATCTTGGCTGCAGCATAAGTTAATTAAATCTTCACATGTTGTGGCTCGGGTTTTTGTAGCACTGGTAAGGGCAGATGCCAGAGGCCTATTTTCTTTAATGAGAAAAGGTTTTTGCATAAGCTTTATGTTGGATATTTGTCGGAGCTTTTCGATTTATATTTTGGCAGCATGGAAGAAAGGAAGTAAATCTGGAGCTAAAGAAAGAAGCAGAGTATTTTGGTGATATTGTTATTGTTCCTTACATGGATAATTATGATCTTGTTGTGTTGAAGACTATAGCAATCTGCGAATATGGGGTGAGTTGGGGGAGAAGACCCAAAGTTGGCTATTCACTTGTCTTTCTTTctagaaattaaatattgttaaattatgTGACTTTGCAGGTTCGCACAGTGGCTGCCAAGTATATCATGAAGTGTGATGATGATACATTTGTTAGGGTGACTGCCGTGATCAAGGAAGTGAGAAAAGTTGACAAAGGTAGAAGCCTTTATATTGGAAATATGAACTACCATCACAAGCCCCTCCGTCTTGGCAAATGGGCTGTAACATATGAGGTATGACGCATCCCCTCCTCCAAATCATAGAAGATCATTGGCTCTGTTTTTATTTGCTTAGTATATCTCTTTAACAGTTTCTTTTCCTGACTGAGAGCAGTGCTTATTGGTTTTTActtcttattttcctttttaatactTTATAGTTAGTATTTGTTTTCAGGTAATTTAATGAATGTGGTGTTATGCCATGCCTAATTGATTTGAAATTTCATTTGCTTCATGACATGATTGTCAGCATTGGGATGATATAGTTCGCTTCCACATGTTCAGCGACAATGCATTTTGTTGCAATCATTAAGTGTAAATACTagttttacttttgaaaatggGCCCTACTACTGGGGTATAGGTATTTGTACGGTTATCTCGCTCCGCATGATTAATTAGCATATTGGACATTGCTTTGGAATTTCTAGTTCATAGCTAAATGCAGGGGTGGATTTTCTGGTTCCACCTCTGGCTAAATGAGTGATTGCCTCAGCTACAGGGTGTTTAAATTATTCTGTCACCCAAAACTGTTGCGACCAATATTAAAAGATAGATCTGTAGCATGAAGAATTCCTTTCTAAAATGGTTGATGTTGGGGGCATAAAAAGATGGTGACCAACTCCATTATCACATTCCTTTTGGCTGAGCTGAAAATCCAGACATTATAGACTTCTTTACCAATTTGATTTTCAATGCTCTTTTCAGTTTGCTGGTTATCTTATGTGGGGCTTTGATATGTTGTTCATATCTCCCACCATTATAATTAATGCCCTTTTATTGGGAGCTCCAGGAATGGCCAGAGGAAGATTATCCGCCTTATGCAAATGGTCCGGGTTACATTTTGTCATCTGACATATCACAGTTCATCATATCTGAGTTTGAAAAGCAAAACTTAAGAGTATGTTGCTATGTTTTTCTGCatttcaatctctctttctcttgtgtattgtatgcatgtatgtatgtatgcacgCACACGCACATGTGATGTGATTTGGCAGTTTTTGGCATGAATGATTAGACGGACGTCCTCATATTGCAGTTATTCAAGATGGAAGATGTGAGCGTGGGAATGTGGGTGGAGCAATTCAACAGTTCAAGACCAGTGCAGTATCTGCACAGCTTGAAGTTCTGCCAGTTCGGGTGCATTGAAGATTATTACACTGCACATTACCAATCTCCAAGACAAATGACATGCTTGTGGGACAAATTGCAATCCCAAGGAAAAGCCATGTGCTGCAACATGAGATGACAATGAAACAATATGAAAGATAGTTAGTGTTCGCCATACAAATTTTGCAGTTTTAGCATACTTCGTGTAAATACTCAAACTAGGGGTTAAATATAGATATTCGTGTCTATCACTTAAATTGCAGCTATTTAAAATACGACACAACAGGTGCTATAGTAGTTCGAAAAACAATGAACAACATTGAGAGAAACGATGTTTAGGAAATGAGTACTGCCACATTCACAAGagttacataaaaataattttattaattgttaacataaatataaataattcaatctatttctttctatatGCTTAAATGTTTTAGACAAAtggtgattttatatgatataagtGAAGATATCTTAAGTTAAAATTCTGACTCTTAATTctatcacattaaattaaataatcaaaaGTATTAAATCCATTATCAAGAACAGGGATCTCTAGAGGATCCATGGCCTAAAGATATCCTTCAATTGTTGGTCGCAAACGGTAAATTTACCTCTAATATCCCTAGTGTTAGATCTACAAGATCTCCAATTGTATCTCctttgtttttacaattcttatcaacttatttcatcttgtattatctaattattataatttttttcaaaatttcatataaaataaaataaacaattcaatctttttaaattttaaaataaaattaatattaaaaaatatattctaataatattttattaaatttttaattttcatctcagttcaactcatcttatctcatccatgaaaacaaatgagactatgtgtgaatagtaattcagatcatctgtaaatagtagtgaaatagtttatgaataatagtaactAATTTATCAATAGTAGAgaattgtttgtaaatagttatgtttccaaacacaatctaataGTTTGTCACCCAAGCTTCCATCTGTCCAATcctctatctatttttttagaaaaattctactcacttaccttacaccacacatcacatatggttattttattttattttattttttttcttactaaatgtgtggtgtatagatgATGAACAGAAAATTCTTTTAGTTTAGTAAGaataaatcaaaaaaaaattaaagaaaaagaaagaagaaatcaaaTATGATATGTGATGTAAAGATAATcagaagaatttatttatttattttttttatgcgtTCTCTAAAAATTAGAGTTGACTTTATTCTATATTGGAAAATTCTATATGCAGTCCGCACCTTGGGACTCCCCGTGCACGTTAGGAACGAATCGTTTCATTAATAGTCAAAACACTATCATTCTATGGAGTAAAACACATAAATGCTATCGTTGGTCTCGTTCATTTTGTCGTTGGTGGACTCAAAGCCAAAGCATAAGTATTTAGCGCCGATGAGCTTGCAGTTGCAGGAGGAGGAAGGGAAGTCCTTGGTGGCAACACATCGGCCTTTCCACTTGGAGGGTATAGGGCCAAGATCTCAATCATCCAGATGCCGGTATCTTAGTGATTCAATGAGCTCTGAAATGGTATGTGCAAAACTCTGGTGAGAGAAAATGTTCCTTAGGTATCTGCAAAGAAGCATGCAAGTTGAAAAAGACTGAATCATTATTGTTGGCAATATATGTGAATTTCCTTTCCTGATGGTCTCTGGAAAAAGTTATAGTGTAAAGTCTGCTTATGCAGCTTTAGTCCTCAACACAAATACAAGCATACCTGATGGTCTCTGGAAAAAGTTATGGGCTGTCAAATTGCAAGATCAATTGAAACTCTTCCTATGGAAAGTTTATAATGAAATCCTCCCCACTAAACTATCTCTTACTCACTATTTTGCACTAACAGAATATCAGGTTCTTTGTCCTCTTTATTATATGGAGAACGAAAATTTGGAACATCTTTTCCTTAATTGTATTTTCTCTAGAATTTTGTGGAGAAATGCCCCATAGCCACTTGATATAACTTGCTTCAAACAGGCTGGCATCAGGAATTGGATCAATATTATCCTAAATCCATCAGACAAATTACAGATCTCTGCTTTTGAAGCTCATAATTTCCAGCTATTTTCTACATTAGCTATGGATAACTTATGGTTAATAAAGAATCAGATCACACACAACAATGCAAATCATACAGTTCATTACTTCATAACAAAAACGCAGGATCTATATAGAGAACATGAAAGGGCTTGGGAGTTCAAGTTCATAGATTCACACCATAGCAGGAGTCCCCCTGATTCCGATGACACCTTCTCTATCATCTTTGATGTGGCAGTTAGAAATGATAGGAGCACTTCCTTAGCAGTATGCAGAAATAGTTTGGGCAGACTGCAATTTGTTGTAGCACATCACAATTGGAGTGCTGATCCAAACATCGGGGAAGCTATTGTTGCCTAGAAGCACGTACAAGGAAGATCACTAAAGTCGTTCTTCAAGGAGACTCTTTAAATACCATCCACTCTATCAATAATCCTCGTAAAGCTATCAATTGGGAAATAGAATGGATAGCTCGAGACACAAGGTTTCTGCTTCAAGATCTTGAAGTATGGCAAGCTGAAAAAATATATCGATCTCAGAATCAATGCACGCATTCCATTATGCAATGGGCTCATTCCAACCTAGAGATTGGAAATATCCCACTAATTAAAATACCCACCTGTTTGGTGGAATTCCCAAGTGGAAAAGATCCTCTATCTGTAACTTACTAGCTCTTAGCTTTCATCTTTCTCATTCTGTTGGGTTATGTTTAATCTGGTTGTTTTTGTGTTATAAGGAACAATTTTAGTTTTTGGAATGAATATCAACTacttattgagaaaaaaaaaattactcagttaaaaaaaaaaaaaatttgtcaagcGGTCAAATTGAGCGGTACAACTTAgaagataaaatagttttttctatTAACGAATGAAT carries:
- the LOC108989837 gene encoding hydroxyproline O-galactosyltransferase GALT6-like isoform X1 — encoded protein: MKRAKLETLASPSRLRLLQLLMGVVLLYLLFMSFEIPLVFRTGFQSDSDDGAFGFLEDTLPGLVPLESGEELSGEDSLPKQRMRQFRKVSGLVFNDSRFDSIAGKDEFSELHKEAKRAWVVGKRLWDDLDSGKIKLNAKTQPENGSESCSLSISLSGNEFRGQNRVLVLPCGLTLWSHITVVGTPRWAHPEYDPKISLLKEGDEPAMVSQFMMELQGLKTVDGEDPPRILHFNPRLKGDWSGKPVIEQNTCYRMQWGSALRCEGWKSRADDETVDGQVKCEKWIRDDNDHSEESKVTWWLSRLIGRTKKVSIDWPYPFAEGKLFVLTLSAGLEGYHVNVDGRHVTSFPYRTGFVLEDATGLTVNGDIDVYSVYAASLPTSHPSFGPQMHLEMFTKWKAPPIPNGHIELFIGILSAGNHFSERMAVRKSWLQHKLIKSSHVVARVFVALHGRKEVNLELKKEAEYFGDIVIVPYMDNYDLVVLKTIAICEYGVRTVAAKYIMKCDDDTFVRVTAVIKEVRKVDKGRSLYIGNMNYHHKPLRLGKWAVTYEEWPEEDYPPYANGPGYILSSDISQFIISEFEKQNLRLFKMEDVSVGMWVEQFNSSRPVQYLHSLKFCQFGCIEDYYTAHYQSPRQMTCLWDKLQSQGKAMCCNMR
- the LOC108989837 gene encoding hydroxyproline O-galactosyltransferase GALT6-like isoform X2, whose protein sequence is MKRAKLETLASPSRLRLLQLLMGVVLLYLLFMSFEIPLVFRTGFQSDSDDGAFGFLEDTLPGLVPLESGEELSGEDSLPKQRMRQFRKVSGLVFNDSRFDSIAGKDEFSELHKEAKRAWVVGKRLWDDLDSGKIKLNAKTQPENGSESCSLSISLSGNEFRGQNRVLVLPCGLTLWSHITVVGTPRWAHPEYDPKISLLKEGDEPAMVSQFMMELQGLKTVDGEDPPRILHFNPRLKGDWSGKPVIEQNTCYRMQWGSALRCEGWKSRADDETVDGQVKCEKWIRDDNDHSEESKVTWWLSRLIGRTKKVSIDWPYPFAEGKLFVLTLSAGLEGYHVNVDGRHVTSFPYRTGFVLEDATGLTVNGDIDVYSVYAASLPTSHPSFGPQMHLEMFTKWKAPPIPNGHIELFIGILSAGNHFSERMAVRKSWLQHKLIKSSHVVARVFVALHGRKEVNLELKKEAEYFGDIVIVPYMDNYDLVVLKTIAICEYGVRTVAAKYIMKCDDDTFVRVTAVIKEVRKVDKGRSLYIGNMNYHHKPLRLGKWAVTYELFKMEDVSVGMWVEQFNSSRPVQYLHSLKFCQFGCIEDYYTAHYQSPRQMTCLWDKLQSQGKAMCCNMR